One Synechococcus sp. JA-2-3B'a(2-13) genomic window carries:
- a CDS encoding RAMP superfamily CRISPR-associated protein has product MHKRYVNHCTLCLTLKPDGPVLIKAGKEGADPTKPDMEFVETYHGGGRTVYFPGSSLKGAIRAHAERIVRTVGSDRRPEGGGFKLWASDPLDQKANQWLEKIEEPHQVYALSSFTDQMFGNTAIASRVRIEDAYPKPGTPLRLEERNGVAIDRVFGSVAVGLGPFSYQVCVEGSFQTKIHLKNFTLAQLGLLGLALRDLDEGWFGIGFAKSRGMGTVRVEYEWATVDYPGCLVDEANRQIRLLGSPLTWPQGSLLGAGEFLTPEEAGKYGFPKPDCQAVPVGAEPMPLGFGARLTWDQTSEAKVEHLLATAVNSWAKLLQAEAKAV; this is encoded by the coding sequence ATGCACAAACGCTACGTTAACCATTGCACCCTCTGCCTCACCCTCAAGCCCGATGGCCCTGTTCTCATCAAGGCGGGCAAAGAAGGGGCTGACCCGACGAAGCCGGATATGGAGTTCGTCGAAACCTATCACGGCGGCGGGCGAACGGTCTATTTTCCCGGCAGCTCCCTCAAAGGGGCAATTCGCGCCCATGCGGAGCGCATCGTCCGAACGGTGGGCAGCGACAGACGTCCTGAGGGGGGAGGCTTCAAACTCTGGGCCAGCGATCCCCTCGACCAAAAGGCCAATCAATGGCTGGAAAAAATTGAAGAGCCCCACCAGGTTTACGCCCTTTCTTCCTTTACGGATCAGATGTTCGGCAACACAGCCATCGCCAGCCGGGTCCGCATCGAAGATGCCTATCCCAAGCCGGGAACCCCTCTGCGCCTGGAGGAACGTAATGGGGTGGCCATCGACCGCGTCTTCGGCTCAGTGGCGGTGGGGCTGGGGCCGTTCAGCTATCAAGTGTGCGTAGAGGGATCCTTTCAAACCAAGATCCACCTGAAAAACTTTACCCTGGCCCAACTGGGTCTGCTGGGACTGGCGTTGCGGGATCTGGATGAAGGCTGGTTTGGCATCGGCTTTGCCAAGTCCCGCGGCATGGGCACCGTTCGGGTTGAGTACGAGTGGGCGACGGTGGACTACCCGGGCTGCCTGGTGGATGAGGCAAACAGGCAGATTCGACTGCTGGGATCCCCCCTGACCTGGCCACAGGGATCCCTGTTGGGGGCGGGCGAATTTTTAACCCCCGAAGAGGCAGGCAAATACGGCTTCCCCAAACCCGATTGCCAAGCGGTGCCGGTGGGAGCGGAGCCAATGCCTTTGGGATTTGGGGCGCGGCTGACCTGGGATCAGACGTCTGAGGCCAAGGTGGAACATCTGCTCGCCACCGCCGTCAACAGTTGGGCCAAACTCCTGCAAGCGGAGGCCAAAGCCGTATGA
- a CDS encoding TIGR03985 family CRISPR-associated protein, producing MSGFELPLTVEVLRWLAGGQLAERLERAVRLWVLLHCLYGENRWPDLPETFGYTHIRDRLLSPRHPKQDLAQGIPSPCPDVDCICWKPLRFWLKDPNLLAALKVEVPDLEALLSARPFHKTHRTLRKELDYLAAQGWLQQIQANPKRRDNFRCCAPGAHPQLPAPSSTWTLSGKQLEQIYHILSDVAFVHPDVQVLLDEIWANQRTPSRWRDQHSQRRLFVWFEYILSDEQQERVDEYQSQLEALWANPEAGVIGFDYATRQHGIRHVLTYPVCLFYARRAKYLAAFGQLPTPEGSLGWHNFRLDRIQSERLAVIPWDAPSIPPELAIRKRQKKLPSPEEVQAAWEEAWGSDFYLPKALLILRFSPEFARRYVESTVRHPTFQPIAYERIPALVQQAVADAREREQILNIVRQRPTSDRYFRAWVRVGDTNFTMRLRDWRPNGEVIAPLAYREQMAREAQAELQFYRPDVNYPAPTAKRYGAGFQ from the coding sequence ATGAGCGGATTTGAGCTGCCTTTGACGGTGGAAGTGTTGCGTTGGTTAGCGGGCGGTCAGTTGGCCGAGCGCCTGGAGCGGGCCGTGCGCCTGTGGGTACTGCTCCACTGCCTCTATGGCGAAAACCGCTGGCCAGACCTGCCGGAAACCTTTGGCTACACCCACATCCGGGATCGCTTGCTCTCACCACGGCACCCCAAGCAGGATCTGGCACAAGGGATCCCTTCACCCTGTCCTGATGTTGACTGCATTTGCTGGAAACCCTTGAGGTTTTGGCTGAAGGATCCCAACCTATTGGCCGCCTTAAAAGTAGAAGTTCCGGATCTGGAAGCGCTGCTATCTGCCCGACCCTTTCACAAGACCCACCGCACCCTGCGCAAAGAGCTGGACTACCTGGCCGCCCAGGGTTGGCTGCAGCAAATTCAGGCCAACCCCAAGCGAAGAGACAACTTCCGCTGCTGCGCCCCAGGGGCTCATCCCCAGTTGCCGGCACCTTCATCCACTTGGACTCTATCGGGCAAGCAGCTTGAGCAGATTTATCACATCCTCAGCGATGTGGCCTTTGTGCATCCAGATGTCCAGGTTTTGCTGGATGAAATCTGGGCCAACCAAAGGACTCCGTCCCGCTGGCGCGATCAGCACTCGCAGCGGCGGCTGTTTGTGTGGTTTGAGTACATCCTCTCGGACGAACAGCAAGAACGGGTGGATGAATATCAAAGCCAGCTAGAAGCCCTTTGGGCCAACCCAGAAGCAGGGGTGATCGGTTTTGACTACGCCACCCGCCAACATGGGATCCGACACGTTCTCACTTACCCAGTCTGTTTGTTCTATGCCCGCCGCGCCAAGTATTTGGCAGCCTTTGGCCAGCTTCCCACCCCCGAAGGATCCCTGGGCTGGCACAATTTCCGCTTAGATCGGATCCAGTCTGAGCGCCTGGCGGTGATTCCCTGGGACGCTCCTTCCATTCCGCCAGAGCTGGCAATCCGCAAACGGCAAAAGAAGCTGCCCAGCCCAGAGGAAGTCCAAGCAGCATGGGAAGAAGCCTGGGGATCCGATTTTTACTTGCCCAAGGCATTGTTGATCCTTCGATTTTCCCCGGAGTTTGCCCGTCGCTATGTGGAAAGCACAGTGCGACATCCCACCTTCCAGCCCATTGCCTACGAGCGGATCCCGGCTTTGGTGCAGCAGGCAGTGGCGGATGCGCGGGAGCGCGAACAGATTTTGAACATTGTCCGGCAAAGACCAACCAGCGACCGGTACTTCCGCGCCTGGGTACGGGTGGGAGATACCAATTTCACCATGCGCCTGCGGGATTGGCGGCCCAACGGCGAGGTCATCGCTCCCCTGGCCTACCGGGAACAGATGGCTCGGGAAGCCCAGGCAGAGCTGCAGTTTTATCGCCCCGACGTAAACTACCCGGCTCCGACCGCTAAGCGGTACGGAGCGGGCTTTCAGTAG
- a CDS encoding RNA-guided endonuclease InsQ/TnpB family protein codes for MTQVLTVSCKLKVSQSQAAKLDATMEAFGQALNWVNQNTPEKVANAVKLQSLCYREIRARFGLSSNLAQQVCRRLAGARKVARQKNRPVKVFKGGFATYDARIFSFREKDWTVSLTTVEGRERFELAIGRYQREQLTGSNPKSATLVKRKDGSYFIQICVEAEPSPPQRTGRVLGVDLGRTDIAHTSEGDNWNGQQLNKVRDHYSRLRAVLQRKASKGTRSSRRRCRQLLQRLSGKERRFQAWVNHRISKAIVSRAKTTNSAIALEDLTGIRERVNQQPRGKTECRRANSWAFYQLRMFVAYKAAIAGVPVVLVSPAYTSQTCHRCLHIHPDPTQSYRSGKSFKCGHCGWEGDADLNGANVIALLGAVVNQPRGPGLFCSLVEQNRLRATESPLRTA; via the coding sequence ATGACCCAAGTCCTGACCGTCTCCTGCAAGCTCAAGGTGTCCCAGTCGCAAGCCGCCAAATTGGACGCGACGATGGAGGCTTTTGGCCAAGCCTTGAACTGGGTCAACCAGAACACGCCGGAGAAAGTCGCCAACGCCGTTAAGCTCCAGTCTCTGTGCTACCGCGAAATCCGGGCCCGGTTCGGCTTGTCCAGTAACTTGGCCCAGCAGGTCTGCAGACGGCTGGCCGGCGCCCGTAAAGTTGCCCGACAGAAAAACCGCCCCGTCAAAGTGTTCAAGGGTGGCTTCGCTACCTACGATGCACGTATCTTTTCGTTCCGCGAGAAAGACTGGACGGTGTCGCTGACCACGGTGGAGGGTCGAGAGCGCTTTGAGCTGGCGATTGGCCGTTACCAGAGAGAACAGCTGACAGGCTCCAATCCAAAATCCGCCACTCTGGTCAAACGCAAAGATGGCTCCTACTTCATTCAAATCTGTGTGGAAGCGGAGCCATCCCCACCGCAACGCACGGGCAGAGTGTTGGGGGTGGATTTGGGCAGGACGGATATTGCTCATACATCGGAAGGAGATAACTGGAATGGACAGCAGCTGAACAAAGTCCGAGACCATTACTCGCGGTTGAGGGCGGTACTCCAACGCAAAGCCAGTAAGGGCACACGCAGTTCGCGACGCAGATGCCGTCAACTGCTGCAACGGCTGTCTGGCAAGGAGAGGCGCTTTCAGGCGTGGGTCAATCATCGCATCTCCAAAGCTATTGTCTCTAGGGCAAAGACCACAAACAGCGCTATTGCCCTGGAAGACCTGACAGGGATCCGGGAAAGGGTCAATCAACAGCCACGAGGTAAGACAGAGTGCAGGCGGGCCAATAGTTGGGCATTCTACCAGCTCAGGATGTTCGTGGCCTACAAGGCTGCCATCGCCGGAGTACCTGTGGTACTGGTGTCGCCCGCCTACACGTCGCAGACCTGCCACCGGTGTTTGCACATCCATCCCGATCCTACGCAATCCTATCGCAGTGGTAAGTCGTTCAAGTGTGGGCACTGTGGATGGGAAGGGGATGCGGATTTGAATGGTGCGAATGTGATTGCGCTCTTGGGGGCTGTCGTAAACCAGCCTAGAGGTCCGGGCTTGTTTTGTTCTCTGGTAGAGCAGAACAGGCTCAGGGCTACTGAAAGCCCGCTCCGTACCGCTTAG
- the cas10 gene encoding type III-B CRISPR-associated protein Cas10/Cmr2, with the protein MTPTSAPSPVPVALAWCLAWGDQRDPQFALETLQQMRAAVRADNEAGIPEELRPILAQVRQFQESMAAKTFPRTPAELQSRYPELWQQTTRIGLVYGGATKIKSYVFESAKLSEIRGASALLDRINLVDLPAFFGDPEQTYLGWEGLGKESQAELRAYVAEQIRPWLQQHYPALAQALIPELIIYSTGGNLLAFCPAAHVDDLCEAIERRYTEETLTANACAVGSAFRLLELRYGLLRDPIERTPWLDWLAQHKTHPLVRAYFGDGSEARFQDRKSFNELVGYLAARFNHRRNGNPDPGRPSRAHPAFFETHPYLRRDSTDRRPAIAKADLVDQPWLSEATARKALVGRQAKRIETGKQGWFRKFPTWDPGFVESWVTRFARFLNSPAGEPYRERYLQPHQGSVQGIGEAQSLREVANASLGSQGFVAYLYADGNDMGGYVQQIQTPEAYRQFSRDVSEATEKAVYHALAQHLQAHRLHGLSPDPETGRDRNGEWIHPFEILTIGGDDVLVVVPAHKALEIAATFCEQFEQLLLDTSATYAAQSSGKVPHRYPAADRKLCRLSASVGVLIASEDTPIYYAEKLTEQLLKSAKSYAKKLKPKDKDCSVATIDFLSLKSVALVVSSIQDFRREALEIRQNSHTLKLYAGPYTVPEIHGLLRTVQALQEANFPRSQLYQIRSFLEKGKRTATLNYLYFRSRLGKKGQPLMEAFERTWCKAKTNDGHLPPWMYVEPQVSSSTPTYETIWRDLVDLYAFVQKQPQAEGRPVLAEVE; encoded by the coding sequence ATGACCCCTACTTCCGCTCCCTCTCCCGTTCCTGTTGCCTTGGCCTGGTGCCTGGCGTGGGGAGACCAGCGGGATCCCCAGTTTGCCCTGGAGACCTTGCAGCAGATGCGGGCCGCCGTTCGCGCCGACAACGAGGCCGGGATCCCAGAAGAGCTACGGCCCATTTTGGCTCAGGTGCGCCAATTTCAGGAGAGCATGGCGGCGAAGACCTTTCCCAGAACCCCGGCGGAGCTGCAATCCCGCTACCCGGAGCTGTGGCAGCAGACAACCCGCATCGGCTTGGTTTACGGGGGGGCCACCAAGATCAAGAGCTATGTCTTCGAGTCGGCCAAGCTGTCGGAAATCCGCGGGGCCTCCGCTTTGTTGGATCGCATTAACCTGGTGGATCTGCCCGCCTTTTTCGGGGATCCCGAGCAAACCTACCTGGGATGGGAAGGTTTGGGGAAAGAGTCTCAAGCAGAGCTGAGGGCCTATGTGGCCGAGCAGATCCGGCCTTGGCTGCAGCAGCACTACCCGGCTTTGGCGCAAGCCCTGATCCCGGAGCTCATCATCTACTCCACCGGGGGCAATCTCCTGGCCTTTTGCCCGGCGGCCCATGTGGACGATCTCTGTGAGGCCATCGAGCGGCGCTACACCGAAGAAACCCTCACCGCTAACGCCTGCGCCGTGGGATCCGCCTTTCGGCTGCTGGAACTGCGCTACGGCCTGTTGCGGGATCCCATCGAACGCACCCCCTGGCTGGATTGGCTGGCGCAACACAAAACCCATCCCCTGGTGAGAGCCTATTTTGGGGATGGCAGCGAAGCCAGATTTCAAGACCGCAAAAGTTTCAACGAGTTGGTGGGTTACCTGGCCGCCCGCTTCAACCACCGCCGCAACGGCAATCCGGATCCCGGTCGCCCCAGCCGCGCCCATCCCGCCTTTTTTGAAACCCATCCCTACCTGCGCCGCGACAGCACCGACCGTCGCCCTGCCATCGCCAAAGCCGACCTGGTCGATCAGCCCTGGCTCTCGGAAGCCACCGCTCGCAAAGCCCTGGTGGGTCGCCAGGCCAAGCGCATTGAAACAGGCAAGCAAGGGTGGTTCCGCAAGTTCCCCACCTGGGATCCCGGCTTTGTGGAAAGCTGGGTAACGCGATTTGCCCGCTTTCTCAACTCTCCCGCCGGCGAGCCCTACCGGGAGCGCTATTTGCAGCCCCATCAGGGATCTGTCCAGGGGATCGGCGAGGCCCAATCTCTACGGGAAGTGGCCAACGCCAGCCTGGGCAGCCAGGGCTTTGTGGCTTACCTTTACGCCGATGGCAACGACATGGGGGGCTATGTGCAGCAGATCCAAACCCCAGAAGCCTACCGACAATTTAGCCGGGATGTTTCCGAGGCAACGGAAAAAGCCGTTTACCACGCCCTCGCCCAGCACCTGCAGGCCCATCGGCTGCACGGCCTATCCCCAGATCCGGAAACCGGCAGAGACCGCAACGGCGAGTGGATCCACCCCTTCGAGATCCTGACCATCGGCGGAGACGATGTGTTGGTGGTGGTGCCTGCCCACAAAGCCCTGGAAATTGCCGCCACCTTCTGTGAGCAGTTTGAGCAGCTCCTGCTGGACACCTCGGCAACCTATGCAGCTCAATCTTCCGGCAAGGTGCCTCACCGCTACCCGGCGGCAGATCGGAAGCTCTGTCGGCTCTCCGCCTCGGTGGGGGTGCTGATCGCCTCGGAAGACACCCCCATTTACTACGCCGAAAAGCTCACCGAACAACTGTTGAAATCCGCCAAGAGCTACGCGAAAAAGCTGAAGCCCAAAGACAAGGACTGCTCTGTGGCCACCATCGACTTTCTCTCGTTGAAGTCGGTCGCCCTGGTTGTCTCCAGCATCCAGGATTTTCGTCGGGAAGCTCTGGAGATCCGCCAGAACAGCCACACCCTCAAGCTCTACGCCGGCCCCTATACCGTCCCGGAAATCCACGGGTTGCTGAGAACGGTACAAGCCCTGCAGGAGGCCAATTTTCCTCGCTCCCAGCTTTATCAGATTCGCAGCTTCTTGGAAAAAGGCAAACGCACCGCCACCCTCAACTATCTCTATTTCCGCAGCCGCCTGGGCAAAAAGGGGCAGCCGCTGATGGAGGCTTTTGAGCGCACCTGGTGCAAGGCCAAAACCAACGACGGCCACCTTCCCCCCTGGATGTATGTTGAGCCACAGGTATCCTCGTCAACGCCAACCTATGAAACCATCTGGCGGGATCTGGTGGATTTGTACGCCTTTGTGCAAAAACAGCCCCAGGCCGAGGGTCGGCCCGTTCTGGCGGAGGTGGAGTGA
- a CDS encoding RAMP superfamily CRISPR-associated protein: protein MVRLAELPQAGRTITSIPLRATLASALAVGAGGSSGSLADKPLLKDAFGRLIIPGSQLKGRLRHECEKLARGLGWAICRSPDPERMCPQREGSAGNFHRPEYQVEGYAGSHCLVCQIFGNPALPARLWVEDLVCEVPPAALEPTLRPGVTLNRRRRTAEDQRLYLIETSPAAELTFSGSLQLLPDCPSWGKTLLLAALHHLIALGGSKSAGLGWLHWDPGSLQALQPTAADWAFLAQGGS, encoded by the coding sequence ATGGTGAGACTGGCAGAGCTGCCCCAAGCGGGGCGAACGATCACCTCTATCCCTTTGAGGGCCACCCTCGCCTCTGCCCTGGCGGTGGGAGCCGGCGGCTCCAGCGGCTCCCTGGCGGATAAGCCCCTGCTCAAAGATGCCTTTGGCAGGCTGATCATTCCCGGCTCCCAACTGAAGGGGCGGCTGCGCCACGAGTGCGAGAAACTGGCCCGTGGCCTGGGCTGGGCCATTTGCCGCTCTCCCGACCCAGAGCGCATGTGTCCGCAGCGGGAGGGCAGCGCAGGAAATTTCCACCGCCCCGAATACCAGGTGGAGGGCTACGCCGGATCCCATTGTCTGGTCTGCCAGATATTCGGCAATCCGGCCCTGCCTGCCCGCCTGTGGGTGGAGGATCTCGTCTGCGAGGTGCCGCCAGCAGCTCTGGAACCAACCCTTCGCCCTGGGGTCACCCTCAACCGCCGCCGCCGCACCGCCGAGGATCAGCGGCTCTACCTCATTGAGACCTCTCCCGCGGCTGAGCTGACTTTTTCCGGATCCCTGCAGCTTTTGCCCGATTGCCCTTCCTGGGGCAAAACTCTCCTGTTGGCGGCCCTGCACCACCTGATCGCGCTGGGGGGCAGCAAATCCGCAGGTTTGGGCTGGCTGCACTGGGATCCTGGATCCCTGCAGGCTCTCCAGCCCACCGCAGCCGATTGGGCTTTCTTGGCCCAGGGAGGGAGCTGA
- the csx10 gene encoding type III-D CRISPR-associated RAMP protein Csx10: MEAIQLTLTAQSPLAIGRQKPGGSISEAQDYIPGSVIRGALADLMLSQTQHRPAEALEGDLAALFTAARPAVFTHAYPGSGSKVLPATAFSSKNNPGFRSEAGKTGVFDTLLDRFCSQRLGIPFDPTEPDGSGGRVEPFGGFYSQQESDLGPRYERAAVSKRLLTRVGINRRRATAADQILYSLEVMNEGKARPNGHLERSLFSGYIYLRDPKLAETLTRYLNAHAHLLRLGGGVSRGLGRVNVTARCLAAPRPSLAQRVEAFNQKLRQRWQQWQVFGDPWQPLPPERQYFSIGLQSGAILKERWQRTTVLTPPMLQEEANCEDGSLVLELACSSYAYVSGWNAAWGLFKDVELVTTQGSVFLLSTTQLERWIPILAEMEYWGIGERTAEGFGQIEVCSPFHHHFWENPL, translated from the coding sequence ATGGAAGCCATTCAACTCACCCTAACGGCTCAGTCTCCCTTGGCCATCGGTCGGCAAAAGCCGGGCGGCTCCATCAGCGAGGCCCAGGATTACATTCCCGGCAGCGTGATTCGCGGTGCTCTGGCCGACCTCATGCTCAGCCAAACCCAACATCGCCCTGCCGAGGCGCTGGAAGGAGATTTGGCCGCCCTGTTTACGGCAGCTCGGCCTGCTGTGTTTACCCACGCCTATCCGGGATCCGGCAGCAAGGTCTTGCCGGCCACGGCCTTCAGCTCGAAAAACAATCCCGGCTTCCGCTCAGAGGCGGGCAAAACGGGGGTGTTCGACACGCTCCTGGATCGCTTCTGCTCACAGCGGCTGGGGATCCCGTTCGATCCCACAGAGCCGGACGGTTCCGGGGGAAGAGTGGAGCCCTTCGGGGGGTTCTACAGCCAGCAGGAGTCTGACCTGGGGCCCCGCTACGAACGAGCTGCTGTGTCCAAACGCCTGCTCACGCGGGTGGGGATCAACCGTCGCCGCGCCACTGCTGCCGACCAAATCCTCTACAGCCTAGAGGTGATGAACGAGGGCAAAGCCCGCCCCAATGGGCATCTGGAGCGCTCCCTTTTCAGCGGCTACATCTACCTGCGGGATCCCAAGCTGGCCGAGACCCTCACCCGCTACCTCAACGCCCACGCCCACCTGCTGCGCTTGGGAGGAGGGGTGTCGCGGGGATTGGGCCGGGTCAACGTCACGGCTCGGTGTCTGGCTGCTCCCCGGCCTTCCCTGGCCCAGCGGGTGGAAGCCTTCAACCAAAAGCTGCGGCAGCGCTGGCAACAATGGCAGGTGTTCGGGGATCCCTGGCAGCCCCTTCCGCCGGAGCGGCAGTATTTCTCCATCGGGCTGCAGTCGGGGGCCATCCTCAAGGAGCGCTGGCAACGCACCACGGTGCTCACGCCGCCGATGCTCCAGGAGGAGGCCAACTGCGAGGACGGATCCCTGGTCTTGGAGCTGGCCTGTAGCAGCTACGCCTATGTCTCCGGCTGGAACGCCGCCTGGGGTCTGTTCAAAGATGTAGAATTGGTAACCACGCAGGGCAGTGTCTTTCTGCTGAGCACCACGCAACTGGAGCGTTGGATCCCGATTTTGGCGGAGATGGAATACTGGGGGATTGGCGAACGCACTGCTGAAGGATTCGGCCAAATCGAAGTTTGCAGTCCGTTCCATCATCATTTCTGGGAGAACCCGCTATGA
- the cas6 gene encoding CRISPR-associated endoribonuclease Cas6 gives MLIVAVDWEWAVPMLSFSEPSADREANGKWPTGSELVGITLEVQAPRSYLLDPHYAKGLHAWFLSQVQETDPQLSAYLHDGESEKPFTLSRLMGPFREQGGRPLIPPHLPFRWWITGLNPPVVEWLRGWCQRLPTWLELRGSPLQILGWQISIPPRTYRQLLEQPLSPRSWSLSFVSPTSFRHRGHHLPLPIPRNLFHSYLRRWNDFSGLPIEAEPFLDWVDGEVIIQRHRLESVKTTAGRQGSVTGFIGCVQLAVSSRAPELLQQQLQALIHLAPYCGTGHKTPFGLGQTRLGWLAEELPASPVPSREEQVAQRIEELSALFLSQRQRQGGSRAEKTAQLWATILARREGGESLQQIAADLEMPYETVKTYAKLARRSLQSGSQDYSSSSLP, from the coding sequence GTGTTGATTGTTGCTGTGGACTGGGAATGGGCTGTGCCTATGCTGAGTTTCTCAGAGCCATCTGCTGATAGAGAAGCGAACGGCAAGTGGCCGACGGGATCCGAGTTGGTGGGGATCACCTTGGAAGTTCAGGCTCCTCGGTCTTACCTGCTGGATCCCCACTATGCCAAAGGGCTGCACGCCTGGTTCTTGAGCCAGGTGCAAGAGACAGACCCGCAGCTATCGGCCTATTTGCACGATGGAGAATCGGAGAAACCTTTTACCCTCTCCCGGCTGATGGGGCCGTTCCGCGAGCAGGGGGGGCGACCGCTGATCCCGCCTCATCTCCCCTTCCGCTGGTGGATCACCGGCCTCAACCCGCCGGTGGTGGAGTGGCTGCGAGGGTGGTGCCAACGGCTGCCCACTTGGCTGGAATTGCGGGGATCCCCGCTGCAGATCCTGGGATGGCAGATCTCGATCCCCCCGCGCACCTATCGTCAACTGTTGGAGCAGCCTCTTTCCCCCCGCTCCTGGAGCCTTTCCTTCGTCTCGCCCACCAGCTTTCGCCACCGGGGCCACCATCTGCCGCTGCCGATCCCTCGCAACCTGTTCCACAGCTATCTGCGCCGTTGGAACGATTTTTCCGGTCTGCCCATCGAGGCGGAGCCTTTTCTGGATTGGGTGGATGGGGAAGTGATCATCCAGCGGCACCGTCTGGAATCGGTCAAAACCACCGCAGGTCGCCAGGGATCCGTGACGGGATTCATCGGCTGTGTGCAGTTGGCTGTCTCCTCCCGTGCGCCTGAGCTGTTGCAGCAGCAGCTCCAAGCCCTGATCCACCTTGCCCCCTACTGCGGCACCGGCCACAAAACCCCCTTTGGGCTAGGGCAAACCCGCCTGGGTTGGTTGGCCGAAGAGCTACCCGCCTCCCCTGTCCCTTCCCGGGAAGAGCAGGTGGCCCAGCGGATCGAGGAGCTGAGCGCCCTCTTTCTCAGCCAGCGGCAACGACAAGGGGGATCCCGCGCCGAAAAAACTGCCCAACTGTGGGCGACGATCCTGGCCCGCCGCGAAGGTGGAGAGAGCTTACAACAGATCGCCGCTGATTTGGAGATGCCCTACGAGACGGTGAAGACCTATGCCAAGCTGGCCCGCCGCTCTCTCCAGTCTGGATCCCAGGACTACTCGTCGAGCAGTCTTCCCTAG
- the csx7 gene encoding type III CRISPR-associated RAMP protein Csx7: protein MFDVFKNRLEITGTLTTVTALHIGVGRSTEPIGSDLPVLKDALGRPLIPGSSLKGAMRSRLESFLRGINPELARDPGELTSSEQFQIINQIKNDYKGDDAALTQKLIEATDWVSQVFGSPWLAGKVQIRDLPVVPEAWFGQYQERDGVAIDRDTETAADGKLYDLQVVPASTPFRFHAVVENAEEWELGLLAIGLHQLETEQIPLGGGRSRGLGVVRLQISAIYWFDSEGDPRRLLAYLQELVAGSRQPLSPEQAAALRQDWVEALVAKLTTASQRQSVGPRR from the coding sequence ATGTTCGACGTTTTCAAAAACCGCTTGGAAATCACCGGCACCCTCACCACCGTGACCGCTCTGCACATCGGGGTGGGCCGCTCCACCGAACCCATCGGCTCGGATTTGCCGGTTCTCAAGGATGCGCTGGGCCGTCCGCTCATTCCCGGCTCCAGTTTGAAGGGGGCGATGCGCTCTCGCCTGGAAAGTTTCTTGCGGGGCATCAACCCAGAGCTGGCCAGGGATCCCGGCGAATTGACCAGCAGCGAGCAATTTCAGATCATCAACCAAATTAAAAATGACTACAAAGGGGACGATGCGGCTCTGACTCAAAAGCTCATTGAGGCCACCGACTGGGTCTCGCAGGTGTTTGGATCCCCTTGGTTGGCCGGCAAGGTGCAGATCCGAGATTTGCCCGTGGTGCCGGAAGCCTGGTTTGGCCAGTACCAAGAGCGGGATGGCGTGGCCATCGATCGGGATACGGAAACGGCGGCAGATGGCAAGCTGTACGACTTGCAAGTGGTGCCTGCCAGCACCCCCTTCCGGTTTCATGCCGTCGTCGAAAATGCCGAGGAATGGGAACTGGGCCTCTTGGCCATTGGCCTGCACCAATTGGAAACGGAACAGATCCCCCTGGGAGGGGGGCGCTCCCGTGGCTTGGGGGTTGTCCGCCTGCAGATCTCGGCAATCTATTGGTTCGACTCGGAAGGGGATCCAAGACGGCTGCTGGCCTACCTTCAAGAGCTGGTGGCCGGATCCCGACAGCCGCTCAGCCCGGAGCAGGCTGCCGCTTTGCGCCAAGACTGGGTGGAAGCCCTGGTTGCCAAATTAACAACGGCCTCTCAACGGCAATCGGTCGGCCCCCGCCGCTAG